In one window of Skermanella rosea DNA:
- a CDS encoding CTP synthase has product MTRYIFITGGVVSSLGKGLASAALGALLQARGFKVRLRKLDPYLNVDPGTMSPYQHGEVYVTDDGAETDLDLGHYERFTGVSARRSDNVTTGRIYSTVIQRERRGDYLGATVQVIPHVTDAIKEFIRADITDEDFVLCEIGGTVGDIESTPFLEAIRQFGNEVGTDRALFIHLTLLPYIPSAGELKTKPTQHSVKELLSVGIQPTILLCRADRPIPESERRKIGLFCNIRQERVIAALDVDTIYAVPISYHEQGFDVQVLSYFGLPHDGEPDLSRWRRIVQTVRQPEGEVTIAVVGKYTSLLDSYKSLAEALIHGGIANNVRVKLDWIDAEIFESDDAVQHLEHVHGILVPGGFGERGSEGKIRAVQFAREHKVPYFGICFGMQMAVIEAARHMADVPNAGSTEFGRDVVPVVGLMTEWQRGNQTEFRTGGDDLGGTMRLGAYPCRLVEGSKIREIYESETISERHRHRYEVNINFRGQLESAGLLFSGLSPDGTLPEIVELPGHPWFVGVQFHPELKSKPLNPHPLFTDFIRAAIEQSRLV; this is encoded by the coding sequence ATGACTCGGTACATTTTCATTACCGGCGGCGTCGTCTCCTCGCTCGGCAAAGGCCTCGCCTCGGCGGCCCTCGGCGCGCTGCTCCAGGCGCGCGGCTTCAAGGTCCGCCTGCGCAAGCTCGACCCCTACCTCAACGTCGATCCGGGCACCATGAGCCCGTACCAGCACGGCGAGGTCTACGTCACCGACGACGGGGCGGAGACCGACCTCGATCTCGGCCATTATGAGCGATTCACCGGCGTCTCGGCCCGCCGGAGCGACAACGTCACCACCGGGCGGATCTATTCCACCGTGATTCAGCGCGAGCGGCGCGGCGACTATCTGGGCGCCACCGTCCAGGTCATCCCGCACGTGACCGACGCCATCAAGGAGTTCATCCGGGCAGACATCACGGACGAGGACTTCGTCCTGTGCGAGATCGGCGGCACCGTCGGCGACATCGAGAGCACGCCCTTCCTCGAGGCGATCCGCCAGTTCGGCAACGAGGTCGGGACCGACCGCGCGCTGTTCATCCACCTGACGCTGCTGCCTTACATCCCGTCGGCCGGCGAGCTGAAGACCAAGCCGACCCAGCACTCGGTGAAGGAACTGCTGAGCGTCGGGATCCAGCCGACGATACTGCTGTGCCGCGCCGACCGGCCGATCCCGGAGAGCGAGCGCCGGAAGATCGGCCTGTTCTGCAACATCCGGCAGGAGAGGGTGATCGCGGCGCTCGACGTGGACACGATCTACGCGGTTCCGATCAGCTACCACGAGCAGGGCTTCGACGTCCAGGTGCTGAGCTATTTCGGCCTGCCCCACGACGGCGAGCCGGACCTGAGCCGCTGGCGCCGGATCGTGCAGACGGTCCGCCAGCCCGAGGGCGAGGTGACCATCGCCGTGGTCGGCAAGTACACCAGCCTGCTCGACAGCTACAAGTCGCTGGCCGAGGCGCTGATCCACGGCGGCATCGCCAACAATGTCCGGGTCAAGCTGGACTGGATCGACGCGGAGATCTTCGAGTCCGACGACGCGGTCCAGCATCTGGAGCATGTCCACGGCATCCTGGTGCCCGGCGGTTTCGGCGAGCGCGGCTCGGAAGGCAAGATCCGGGCGGTGCAATTCGCCCGCGAGCACAAGGTGCCCTATTTCGGCATCTGCTTCGGCATGCAGATGGCGGTGATCGAGGCGGCGCGGCACATGGCAGACGTGCCGAACGCGGGCTCGACCGAGTTCGGCCGCGACGTCGTCCCCGTTGTCGGCCTGATGACCGAGTGGCAGCGCGGCAATCAGACCGAGTTCCGCACCGGCGGCGACGACCTGGGCGGCACCATGCGGCTGGGTGCCTATCCCTGCCGTCTGGTCGAGGGATCGAAGATCCGCGAGATCTATGAGTCGGAAACGATCAGCGAGCGGCACCGTCACCGCTACGAAGTCAACATCAACTTCCGTGGCCAGCTGGAATCGGCGGGCCTGCTGTTCTCTGGCCTGTCGCCCGACGGGACCCTGCCGGAGATCGTCGAGCTGCCGGGCCACCCCTGGTTCGTCGGCGTTCAGTTCCATCCCGAGCTGAAGTCGAAGCCGCTGAACCCGCACCCGCTGTTCACCGACTTCATCCGGGCCGCGATCGAGCAGAGCCGACTGGTCTGA
- a CDS encoding HlyD family type I secretion periplasmic adaptor subunit, translating into MTGTGARHAVATTRPAALALELRPAPFPARLMLHVLAACIAGGIGWAAWARIDRVVAAPGRLVTTQPLVVVQPLETSIIRTLDVSPGDVVRAGTVVATLDPTFAEADAATLRVRLASLEAQIGRLEAAASDTAPTAPTGPEGRIQAEILERQRAERRARLDAFEQRASRIAAALATNRAGQQDLAGRLAVFAEIEAMRRDLYDRQTGSRLQLLEATSQALALRGQINDLRNREAELLHEQREIEAERIAYVGEWHRHISEELVESRRERADIAERLAKAERRSSLVALIAPVDAVVLELARLSVGSVVRDAEPLVTLVPLGVPLEVEADIPARDIGMVEPGARVRVKLEAFPFQRHGTLEGEVRTISADAFHGRAGVEGVQGGAYFRARIRLLTHKLRGVPENRRPGPGMVAEAEIKVGTRTVLSYLLYPVFRLLDESLREP; encoded by the coding sequence ATGACCGGTACCGGGGCAAGGCACGCGGTCGCGACCACCCGTCCGGCGGCATTGGCGCTCGAACTGCGCCCCGCGCCCTTCCCGGCCCGGCTGATGCTCCATGTCCTGGCCGCCTGCATCGCAGGAGGGATCGGCTGGGCCGCGTGGGCCAGGATCGACCGGGTGGTCGCGGCCCCCGGGCGCCTCGTGACGACTCAGCCCCTGGTCGTCGTACAACCCTTGGAAACATCGATCATCCGCACGCTCGACGTCTCCCCAGGCGACGTCGTGCGGGCGGGTACCGTGGTCGCCACGCTCGACCCGACCTTCGCGGAGGCCGACGCCGCGACCCTGCGCGTCCGGCTCGCAAGCCTGGAAGCGCAGATCGGCCGCCTTGAAGCGGCGGCGTCGGACACGGCACCGACGGCGCCGACCGGGCCGGAAGGCCGGATCCAGGCGGAAATCCTGGAGCGCCAGCGGGCCGAGCGCCGAGCCAGGCTCGACGCCTTCGAGCAGCGGGCATCCCGCATAGCGGCGGCGCTGGCGACCAACCGGGCCGGCCAGCAGGATCTCGCGGGCCGCCTCGCGGTCTTCGCCGAGATCGAAGCCATGAGACGCGACCTGTACGACAGGCAGACCGGATCGCGGCTCCAGCTGCTGGAGGCGACGAGCCAGGCGCTTGCGCTGCGCGGGCAGATCAACGACCTGCGGAACCGCGAGGCCGAACTGCTCCATGAGCAGCGCGAAATAGAGGCCGAGCGGATCGCCTATGTCGGCGAATGGCACCGCCATATCTCCGAGGAACTGGTCGAGAGCCGCCGCGAGCGCGCCGACATCGCGGAAAGGTTGGCGAAAGCCGAGCGGCGCAGCAGCCTCGTCGCACTGATCGCTCCCGTCGACGCGGTGGTGCTGGAACTGGCGCGCCTGTCCGTCGGATCGGTCGTCCGTGACGCCGAACCGCTGGTGACCCTGGTCCCGCTCGGCGTGCCGCTGGAGGTGGAGGCCGATATTCCCGCCCGGGACATCGGGATGGTCGAACCGGGCGCCCGCGTGCGGGTTAAGCTGGAGGCGTTTCCGTTCCAGCGCCACGGCACCCTGGAAGGCGAGGTGCGCACGATCAGCGCCGACGCGTTCCATGGGCGGGCCGGCGTGGAAGGGGTTCAGGGCGGCGCCTATTTCAGGGCCCGCATCCGCCTGCTGACCCACAAGCTTCGCGGCGTACCGGAAAACCGGCGGCCGGGACCGGGCATGGTCGCCGAGGCGGAGATAAAAGTCGGGACCCGGACCGTCCTCTCCTACCTGCTTTACCCGGTGTTCCGGCTGTTGGACGAGAGCCTGCGGGAGCCGTGA
- a CDS encoding peptidase domain-containing ABC transporter — protein MARLHGAGADVDRVIRTLMPGREPSAGELVRAARTAGLEASSHVGLDWERLRALASSAPVIAMLRNGNAVVVHGIAADGGTAVVLDPLADRPAPLVLPRARFEAAWTGVAVLILPPAASRPSPPADRDGERRFGLGWFVPELLRQRALMGDVVLAALMIHAIALAVPVFFQIVVDKVLVHEGFSTLAVLGVGIVAAILVEAVLGFLRGTLLLHATTKVDIRVAARTFAHLLSLSPAFFETSAAGVLAKHMQQAERVREFLTGRMMLTLLDASVLMVFLPVLAFYSPHLTAVVLGFSATMAAAVGVLIVPYQRRLRRLYRAEGERQALLVETIHGMATVKALGLEPERRRAWEDGAADAVTHHFEVGRIGVVARTASALLEKLMTVAIVWLGALAVIDQRMTVGELVAFQMLASRVSAPLVQIVSLVHEYQEAALSVRMLGEIMDAPPERGSAEGLRPDLAGGIEFRGVTFRYPGRDPGTPEPALADVSATIRAGQFVGVVGRSGSGKTTFARLIQGFHAAEAGLILLDGHDIREIDLAHLRRSIGVVPQDAFLFRGTIRENIALSRPDAPPGEVAEAAGLAGAAEFIQRLPHGFDTMLEEGAVNLSGGQKQRLSIARALLRRPPILILDEATSALDPDSEAEVQANLHRIARGRTTLLVSHRLTTLRDADLILVFEHGRIIDSGRHDDLVERCALYRQLWTQQTSRIASA, from the coding sequence GTGGCACGCCTGCATGGGGCCGGTGCCGATGTCGACCGGGTCATTCGAACCCTGATGCCGGGTCGCGAGCCTTCGGCCGGAGAACTCGTCCGCGCCGCCCGGACGGCCGGTCTTGAAGCCTCATCGCACGTCGGGCTGGATTGGGAACGCCTCCGCGCCCTTGCTTCCTCGGCACCCGTCATCGCGATGCTGCGGAACGGCAATGCGGTCGTCGTCCATGGCATCGCGGCGGACGGCGGTACCGCCGTGGTGCTGGACCCCCTGGCGGATCGCCCTGCGCCGCTGGTGCTGCCGCGAGCACGGTTCGAAGCCGCATGGACCGGCGTGGCCGTGCTGATACTGCCGCCGGCGGCGTCCCGTCCGTCCCCGCCGGCGGACCGTGACGGAGAGCGCCGGTTCGGACTGGGCTGGTTCGTGCCCGAACTGCTGCGGCAGCGCGCCCTCATGGGCGACGTTGTCCTGGCCGCCCTGATGATTCATGCCATCGCGCTCGCTGTGCCGGTCTTCTTCCAGATCGTCGTCGACAAGGTGCTGGTCCACGAGGGTTTCTCCACCCTGGCGGTGCTCGGCGTCGGGATCGTCGCGGCGATCCTGGTGGAGGCCGTACTGGGATTCCTGCGCGGGACGCTGCTGCTCCACGCCACGACCAAAGTGGATATCCGGGTCGCGGCCAGGACCTTCGCCCATCTGCTGTCCCTGTCGCCCGCCTTCTTCGAGACATCGGCCGCCGGGGTGCTCGCGAAGCACATGCAGCAGGCCGAACGCGTCCGGGAGTTCCTGACGGGCCGGATGATGCTGACGCTGCTGGATGCTTCCGTGCTGATGGTGTTCCTGCCGGTTCTCGCCTTCTACAGCCCGCACCTGACCGCCGTGGTGCTTGGATTCTCCGCCACCATGGCGGCGGCGGTCGGCGTGCTCATCGTTCCCTACCAGCGCCGCCTCCGTCGGCTTTACAGGGCCGAGGGCGAGCGGCAGGCCCTGTTGGTCGAGACGATCCACGGCATGGCGACGGTGAAGGCGCTGGGCCTCGAACCGGAGCGCCGCCGCGCCTGGGAGGATGGCGCCGCGGACGCCGTCACGCATCATTTCGAAGTCGGAAGGATCGGCGTGGTCGCCCGCACGGCGTCAGCCCTGCTGGAGAAGCTGATGACGGTCGCCATCGTCTGGCTGGGCGCGCTCGCGGTGATCGACCAGCGAATGACGGTGGGCGAATTGGTCGCCTTCCAGATGCTGGCTTCCCGGGTCAGCGCGCCGCTGGTCCAGATCGTTTCGCTGGTACACGAGTACCAGGAGGCCGCCCTGTCGGTTCGCATGCTGGGAGAGATCATGGACGCGCCGCCCGAGCGCGGTTCGGCGGAAGGCCTGCGGCCGGACCTCGCCGGAGGGATCGAGTTCCGCGGAGTCACCTTCCGCTATCCGGGCCGGGATCCGGGAACGCCGGAACCGGCGCTCGCCGACGTCTCCGCGACGATCCGGGCAGGTCAGTTCGTCGGCGTGGTCGGCCGAAGCGGATCGGGCAAGACCACCTTCGCGCGGCTGATCCAGGGGTTCCACGCGGCCGAGGCTGGGCTGATCCTGCTGGACGGCCACGACATCCGGGAGATCGACCTGGCCCACCTTCGCCGCAGCATCGGCGTGGTGCCGCAGGACGCCTTCCTGTTCCGCGGCACCATCCGGGAGAACATAGCGCTTTCCAGGCCGGATGCCCCCCCGGGCGAGGTCGCGGAGGCGGCCGGGCTGGCCGGGGCGGCGGAATTCATCCAGCGGCTGCCGCACGGGTTCGACACGATGCTGGAGGAAGGGGCGGTCAACCTGTCCGGCGGCCAGAAGCAACGGCTGTCGATAGCCCGTGCCCTGCTCCGCCGGCCGCCCATCCTGATCCTGGACGAGGCGACCAGCGCGCTTGACCCGGACAGCGAGGCCGAGGTCCAGGCCAACCTTCACCGGATCGCCCGCGGCCGGACGACACTCCTGGTTTCCCATCGGCTGACCACGCTTCGCGACGCCGACCTGATCCTGGTGTTCGAGCACGGCCGGATCATCGACAGCGGGCGGCATGACGATCTGGTCGAGAGGTGCGCGCTTTACCGGCAGCTCTGGACCCAGCAGACCAGCCGGATAGCCTCGGCATGA
- a CDS encoding DUF4214 domain-containing protein, whose amino-acid sequence MCDPSSAWSSDGQGSAGYPVPAAAGSYPVSTLLPSNMPRWNKDSPLGSPVTVTFSFTAAVPWYAGYGERYGFQAMSETQKSAARAALSTWAEVADIRFVEVPDGGSTEDGAQIRFGTNYQGSSTAYAYYPGSLSGGDIYVANNVSANSSPAAGDHGFLVLVHEIGHAIGLKHPGNYNSTGGGTEGPYLSNLEDTNRYSVMSYNHQNFRDYNTYVAAPALYDVAAVQYLYGANLNVRSGNDTYTMDNTDSPFTRVIWDGGGTDTIDAGAQTRRVVIDLRGGKFSSIGTSGYRSNTWWSGYSYGDAIDNVSIAMGAVIENATGGSGADILTGNDSANHLSGGSGGDILNGGAGDDTLVGGTGSDTLDGGTGTDAAVWSRPRRACTVTLRLDGADTVSDGSGTDTLVGDTVEVLRFSDGHYVTGSTSVAAQVYRLYNAALGRTPDAGGIKNWTGALEAGQITLTTAAAGFIGSPEFIQRYGQPSNAGFVTLLYRNVLDRTPDASGRAAWLGALDAGMTRADAVLGFSESAENITRHQATIGQGIWMRDDDAAAVARLYYAALNRMPDSGGLSVWTGELKSGRTVVDVAQDFITSAEFTQRYGSTSNRQFVTLLYRNVLSRDPDSGGLDAWLAALNAGTARAGVVAGFSESEEHRLRRSAAVDDGIHLSDAPSAFALAAAPETGVGMLAAASAGAGLFTPT is encoded by the coding sequence ATGTGCGACCCGTCTTCGGCCTGGTCCTCGGACGGGCAGGGGTCGGCTGGCTATCCGGTTCCGGCGGCGGCCGGAAGCTATCCGGTCTCGACCCTGCTGCCCTCGAACATGCCGCGCTGGAACAAGGATTCGCCGCTGGGTTCGCCGGTGACCGTCACCTTCAGTTTCACCGCGGCGGTGCCCTGGTACGCCGGATACGGGGAGCGCTATGGTTTCCAGGCAATGTCCGAAACCCAGAAAAGCGCAGCGCGCGCGGCCTTGTCGACTTGGGCCGAGGTCGCCGACATCCGCTTCGTGGAGGTCCCCGACGGAGGCAGCACGGAGGATGGCGCCCAGATCCGATTTGGAACAAACTATCAAGGCAGCAGCACCGCCTATGCCTACTACCCGGGTTCGCTGAGCGGAGGCGACATCTATGTCGCCAATAACGTTTCGGCGAACAGCAGCCCGGCGGCAGGCGACCACGGCTTCCTTGTCCTTGTGCACGAGATCGGCCACGCCATCGGGCTGAAGCACCCGGGGAACTACAATTCGACGGGCGGCGGGACGGAGGGACCCTACCTTTCGAACCTCGAGGACACCAACCGCTACTCGGTCATGTCCTACAACCATCAGAACTTCAGAGACTACAACACCTATGTCGCCGCACCCGCGCTTTACGACGTGGCTGCGGTCCAATACCTGTACGGCGCCAATCTGAACGTCCGGTCGGGCAACGACACCTATACGATGGACAACACTGACTCGCCATTCACCAGGGTGATCTGGGACGGCGGGGGCACCGACACCATCGATGCGGGCGCCCAGACCCGGCGCGTCGTCATCGACCTGCGCGGCGGCAAGTTCAGTTCGATCGGAACCAGCGGTTATCGGTCCAACACTTGGTGGTCCGGCTATTCCTACGGGGACGCCATCGACAACGTTTCCATCGCCATGGGCGCCGTCATCGAGAACGCCACCGGCGGCAGCGGCGCCGACATCCTGACCGGCAATGATTCAGCCAACCATCTGAGCGGCGGCAGCGGCGGCGACATCCTCAACGGCGGCGCGGGCGACGATACCCTGGTCGGTGGCACCGGCTCGGACACCCTCGACGGCGGGACCGGCACGGATGCCGCCGTCTGGTCCAGACCGCGCCGCGCCTGCACGGTCACCCTGAGACTGGATGGCGCCGACACCGTTTCGGACGGTTCGGGCACCGATACGCTGGTGGGCGACACCGTGGAGGTGCTCCGGTTCTCCGATGGGCACTACGTCACCGGATCGACCAGCGTTGCCGCCCAGGTCTATCGTCTTTACAACGCGGCGCTGGGCCGGACGCCCGATGCCGGCGGCATCAAGAACTGGACCGGCGCCCTCGAAGCTGGGCAGATCACCCTGACCACTGCGGCGGCGGGCTTCATCGGCTCGCCCGAGTTCATCCAGCGGTACGGGCAGCCGAGCAACGCCGGCTTCGTGACCTTGCTGTACCGCAACGTCCTTGACCGTACGCCGGACGCTTCCGGCCGTGCCGCCTGGCTCGGCGCCCTCGACGCCGGCATGACCCGGGCCGACGCGGTACTGGGATTCTCCGAATCTGCCGAGAATATCACGCGCCATCAGGCCACCATCGGGCAGGGGATCTGGATGCGCGACGATGATGCGGCGGCGGTGGCGCGGCTCTATTACGCGGCGCTGAACCGGATGCCGGATTCGGGGGGACTTTCCGTGTGGACGGGTGAGCTGAAAAGCGGCCGCACGGTCGTTGACGTGGCACAGGACTTCATCACCTCGGCCGAGTTCACCCAGCGCTATGGATCGACCAGCAACCGGCAGTTCGTGACGCTGCTCTATCGCAATGTCCTGAGCCGGGATCCGGACAGCGGCGGCCTCGACGCGTGGCTGGCGGCGCTGAATGCCGGGACCGCGCGCGCCGGAGTGGTCGCGGGCTTTTCCGAGTCCGAGGAACACCGGCTGAGACGGAGCGCCGCCGTCGACGACGGCATCCACCTGTCGGACGCGCCGTCGGCGTTCGCCCTGGCCGCGGCTCCGGAAACGGGAGTCGGGATGCTCGCCGCGGCGTCGGCGGGTGCGGGTCTCTTCACCCCCACCTGA
- the eno gene encoding phosphopyruvate hydratase: protein MSVITDIHAREILDSRGNPTVEVDVTLESGAFGRAAVPSGASTGAHEAVELRDGDKGRYGGKGVLKAVDAVNGEIFDALAGMEASEQGAVDALMLDLDGTPNKGRIGANAILGVSLAVAKASAQEADLPLYRYVGGAFANMLPVPMMNIINGGAHADNPIDIQEFMIMPVAAESCADAIRMGAEVFQSLKKKLKDAGHNTNVGDEGGFAPNLASTDDALGFVMKAIEAAGYKPGEDIMLALDAASTEFFKDGKYDLAGEGKVLDAEAMVSYWTDLIGRYPIISIEDGMAEDDWDGWAALTAAIGGKVQLVGDDLFVTNPARLTDGIARGVGNSILVKVNQIGSLSETLHAVEIAHKASYTAVMSHRSGETEDATIADLAVATNCGQIKTGSLSRSDRLAKYNQLIRIEEQLGSSARFAGKSVIRG, encoded by the coding sequence ATGTCCGTCATCACCGACATCCACGCGCGCGAGATTCTCGACAGCCGCGGCAATCCGACCGTCGAGGTCGACGTCACCCTCGAATCCGGCGCTTTCGGCCGGGCGGCCGTCCCGTCGGGAGCCTCGACCGGCGCCCATGAGGCGGTCGAGCTGCGCGACGGCGACAAGGGCCGCTACGGCGGCAAGGGCGTGCTGAAGGCGGTCGATGCCGTCAACGGCGAGATCTTCGACGCGCTGGCGGGCATGGAAGCCAGCGAGCAGGGTGCCGTGGACGCGCTGATGCTCGACCTGGACGGCACGCCCAACAAGGGCAGGATCGGAGCCAACGCGATCCTGGGCGTCAGCCTGGCGGTCGCCAAGGCCTCCGCGCAGGAAGCCGACCTGCCGCTCTACCGCTATGTCGGCGGCGCCTTCGCCAACATGCTGCCGGTCCCGATGATGAACATCATCAACGGCGGCGCCCACGCGGACAACCCGATCGACATCCAGGAATTCATGATCATGCCGGTCGCGGCGGAGAGCTGCGCCGATGCGATCAGGATGGGCGCCGAGGTCTTCCAGTCCCTGAAGAAGAAGCTGAAGGACGCTGGCCACAACACCAATGTCGGCGACGAGGGCGGCTTCGCCCCCAACCTCGCCTCGACCGACGACGCGCTGGGCTTCGTGATGAAGGCGATCGAGGCCGCCGGCTACAAGCCCGGCGAGGACATCATGCTGGCGCTCGACGCCGCCTCGACCGAGTTCTTCAAGGACGGCAAGTACGACCTGGCGGGCGAGGGCAAGGTGCTCGACGCCGAGGCCATGGTCTCCTACTGGACCGACCTGATCGGCCGCTACCCGATCATCTCGATCGAGGACGGCATGGCCGAGGACGACTGGGACGGCTGGGCGGCGCTGACGGCGGCGATCGGCGGCAAGGTCCAGCTGGTCGGCGACGACCTGTTCGTGACCAACCCGGCCCGCCTGACCGACGGCATCGCCAGGGGCGTGGGCAACTCGATCCTGGTGAAGGTCAACCAGATCGGCAGCCTGTCGGAAACGCTCCACGCGGTGGAGATCGCCCATAAGGCCTCCTACACCGCCGTCATGTCCCACCGCTCGGGCGAGACCGAGGATGCGACCATCGCCGACCTTGCCGTGGCGACCAACTGCGGGCAGATCAAGACCGGATCCCTGTCCCGCTCGGACCGGCTGGCCAAATACAACCAGCTGATCCGGATCGAGGAACAGCTCGGCAGTTCGGCGCGGTTCGCGGGAAAGAGCGTCATTCGCGGGTAA
- a CDS encoding FtsB family cell division protein: MGRALRQTVGPAIGAAIVGYFAYHAVQGDRGLIALSHLQNEIQQAQATLAQVSEQRIELEKRASLLRRDHLDPDMLDERARAVLNYSHPDDVIILVPRSSVAPPVTAGQP, from the coding sequence ATGGGCCGCGCCCTGCGTCAGACGGTCGGCCCCGCGATCGGTGCCGCCATCGTCGGCTATTTCGCGTATCACGCGGTCCAGGGCGACCGCGGGCTGATCGCGCTTTCCCATCTCCAGAACGAAATCCAGCAGGCCCAGGCCACCCTGGCCCAGGTCAGCGAGCAGCGCATCGAGCTCGAGAAGCGCGCGTCGCTGCTGCGGCGTGATCATCTCGATCCGGACATGTTGGATGAACGCGCCCGGGCGGTGCTGAACTACAGCCACCCGGACGACGTTATCATTCTCGTACCGCGTAGCAGCGTTGCGCCGCCGGTAACCGCCGGTCAGCCCTGA
- the pdhA gene encoding pyruvate dehydrogenase (acetyl-transferring) E1 component subunit alpha: MATSRRRKPQADETPQYSPEELLKYYREMLLIRRFEEKAGQMYGMGLIGGFCHLYIGQEAVVVGMQSALIPGDSVITSYRDHGHMLATGMDSKGVMAELTGRRGGYSKGKGGSMHMFSREKKFFGGHGIVGAQVPIGTGLAFGHKYSRDGNINVCYLGDGAINQGQVYESFNMAALWKLPVVYVIENNKYAMGTSQHRASAGELCERGSAYGIPGHVVDGMNVLAVKEASEDAVAHAREGNGPVILEMKTYRYRGHSMSDPAKYRTKEEVTKMRTEMDPIDNLKKLLLENGTADEDALKGIDRDIKNIVAEAAEFATQSPEPDPAELWTDVLVDA, translated from the coding sequence TTGGCTACGTCCAGACGTCGCAAGCCGCAGGCTGACGAAACCCCTCAATATTCACCCGAGGAACTGCTCAAGTACTACCGCGAGATGCTGCTCATCCGCCGCTTCGAAGAGAAGGCCGGCCAGATGTACGGCATGGGCCTGATCGGTGGCTTCTGCCATCTGTATATCGGCCAGGAAGCGGTGGTCGTGGGCATGCAGAGCGCCCTGATCCCCGGCGACAGCGTCATCACCAGCTATCGCGACCACGGCCACATGCTCGCCACGGGCATGGACTCCAAGGGCGTCATGGCCGAGCTGACCGGACGCCGCGGCGGCTATTCCAAGGGCAAGGGCGGGTCGATGCACATGTTCAGCCGCGAGAAGAAGTTCTTCGGCGGCCACGGCATCGTCGGCGCCCAGGTGCCGATCGGCACCGGCCTCGCCTTCGGGCACAAGTATTCCCGGGACGGCAACATCAACGTCTGCTATCTCGGCGACGGCGCCATCAACCAGGGGCAGGTTTACGAGAGCTTCAACATGGCGGCTCTCTGGAAGCTCCCGGTCGTCTACGTGATCGAGAATAACAAGTACGCCATGGGCACGTCGCAGCATCGCGCGTCCGCCGGCGAGCTGTGCGAGCGCGGCAGCGCCTACGGCATCCCCGGCCATGTGGTCGACGGCATGAACGTGCTGGCCGTCAAGGAGGCGTCCGAGGACGCGGTCGCCCATGCGCGCGAGGGCAACGGTCCGGTAATCCTCGAGATGAAGACCTACCGCTACCGCGGCCACTCCATGTCCGACCCTGCGAAGTACCGCACCAAGGAAGAAGTCACCAAGATGCGGACGGAGATGGACCCGATCGACAACCTCAAGAAGCTGCTGCTGGAGAACGGCACGGCGGACGAGGATGCGCTCAAGGGGATCGACCGGGACATCAAGAACATCGTGGCCGAGGCCGCGGAGTTCGCGACGCAGAGCCCGGAACCCGACCCCGCGGAGCTTTGGACCGACGTCCTGGTCGACGCTTAA